One Takifugu flavidus isolate HTHZ2018 chromosome 3, ASM371156v2, whole genome shotgun sequence genomic window, CCTCATCTGTTATCATCCATATATGTCAGTCAGCCTCAAGCCCACAAAGAGTCAGAATGAAAGAACAGGTGGGATTCAATAGAAAAAAAGGCCACCTAAAGGATTTAAAAGGCTCCAGCTGAGCCTGTATGTGCTGACGGCcacaaaagggggaaaagatGAGGGACGTGATGGGCAGGCCATCACATCCActgggagacaaaaaaaagtgggAATGGACAGAAGGTTCATTTCCACTCGCACAAAAGAGCCAAGAAGATGAAAAAGATTAGAAGCTCTTTATCCCCATTGTCAATGTTCTAAATGATAAGTTGTAGCCCTTTTTCTAGCTCTGCCTGTGGCCTATGTGGGTGTATGTGCGCACAAGACATCACGAGCTCTTATTTTCCCGTTTCTTAAACACACTCCACCAGGACATACTTCCCCTTTTTTCTTATTCCACAAGCAGGTATCCCACACCCCCGACTCCTTTATTTATCCTCATAGGAAGGACAGATGTGTCAGCTGCCTTTGAGTCACTTCctttctttgtgtctttgtAATAAACCCCAAAATTACAGTTTGGCGGGGAAATGGGCAAGCTCTCTATTCGAATCTTCTCAACATCAAAAAGCCTgtcctccttcttctttttgGAAGAAGACACACCGGTTATGTTTCTGTATAGCCATAAATCACTCCTTCAGTGGTTTTATTGCAGAATTATATTATAAAATCGTATTACACCCCCCAATGACGACTTGGGTTGATAAGTATTGTCATTTCTTCAGTCGTCTGAGGGCTTGCATGTCTTTTAACTGTGACTGCCACCTTCTGGTGATCTTTTGTAATCACACACGCTCAGTACATTTCTTCACAGTTGtgatttttaaaagtatttgtTCAGCTTTGCAGTGTGCGGTTTTGAAGTGGTAGAAACGTTGAAGATTACATATTTTTACAGttcaaaataactttttttttcatttaaaaaaacgaaCAGGATTACTTAGAGAACTAGAAAAGACGCGCACGTATAAGACTTTTGGGTTGTGGCAACGTTCATTTTAGCAGATTTATTTTGCTTGgagttggttttattttttaatgttgcaAGTCTAATAAATAGATGTACGCAATGCATTGTGATTTAAACTCTGGATCCTaaataataacattaaataTGAGGTGACTACGGTTCTTAAAACTCATTAAGATAAGGCCAGCAGGGGCACCGGACAGTCGGACAGGGGCAGTTCATGATTTCTTTATATTTCCGGGCCGGATTTTTATACAGGTTTTCTATACAGTACAATTGTATATGGTGTTCTACTGCCTCCACGTGCCCGTTTGTGGTATTATGGATTGGACGTCAGAAATGTTTCATACCTCCAAAAAGCAGTTGTAGTTTTTCCTGCATTCAGAATTCTCTCGAAAGAAAAATAacccattttaaaaacaatagtAGATAGCTTTATAGTACAGAGTAGTAGTTGAATTCTAATTGTGAATATGTCCAATTGTACCTTAGCTATATTTTTGTAAATTTCTatcgtttttttttcttgtaaataCATTTACCACTGACAACTGTGTGCACCGTCTCTTCCGATCCTGCAATTTAAGGGCAAAGCATTTTCATCAGCTCTGTAGAAAATGAACAGGGCCAGTCTTGTTGAAGTCAGTAATCTTCTTATCCTTGAGTCACAATCCAAAACAAAATCTTGCGTGCATGTCACTTTAGGACCATTTGATACTTTATTAGATGTATAGCATATTGACAAAGAAAGACTTCATTTTCGGTCATCTGTAACAGAACGAGCAGTCGCTTTCTGACTACATGTGTTTCCAGCCTCTAGGGGGCGGTGGCGTTCAGCCTATGTAATCGAGCCCCGGTTTGAGGAGCAGAGCGTCGATCACCGAGTCACCGATCAGTGTTTCTTAACCTGAGCCCGAGGAGGACACCAGTCGCAACATGCGTGAGCGTGTTTAAAGCCGCAATGTATACGTCGGAAAATGTGGCCTGTCATGCATTGATTTATCTATAGTTTAAACTGGGTGTGTCTGGGGTAGTTTACTTTTTCACTTTTAGCTTCTTTTGAGCAACGCCTGGTATTGACAGGTCGGTCGTCTGAAGTTGCCCACCTGCTTGAAACGGTAACAAACTACAATATCTATAAATATATGTGCATCGTTTCTGAAATAGTGTAAGATTAGCTGGACGTATTTTGCGTGCTCAAGGTGTTCGTCACCTTCTGGTTTTGTCTTAACAAACGGTTAGCCGTGACCCAGCGTCTTAATATAGCAAATCCAAGGTTGTAAATTCATTGTTAAGGAGGGACCATTAGTTTTGATTAGAACGTATATTCTGTTTTTTAGTAGTATTTTTGATATTAATTGTGCAGGAGTGATGATGTTAAATCCTGTTAACCCTCCACTTTATCAggtgttttgcttgtttttcctcaggCGCAGCCATGTTATGCATAAAAAGCTATTGTGAAGCTAATTTCTCCATCTCTCAAACATGGGTGGATGAAGGCATATCCCCCTGCTTCTACTTCACCTTGGTGCCTACAACCCTGCTCACAGTCGCCTTCTTTCTCGGCACCATCCATTATATATTGTACCAGAAATATGGCACCACGATGGAGCCCAAGTTCATCCCTCGCTCACGCATCTATATCCTCCAGCAGGCCCTCTCCGCCCTTCTCCTGACTCAGTTTGTCGGGGGCATGGTGTGGCGGGCTGCTAGCGGAGGACTGCTTCCTGGTTATGTGGTTCTGTATGGTTGCTTCTCAACATTGGGATGGGTCTGGGCTATAGCCGTGCTCACAATGGAGAGGCGCAGAGCCCTGCTCATGGACCGGACCAGAGGCCACAGCACTGCCCTGCTCCTGTTCTATGGTGTGGCTTTCTCAGCTGAGAACCTGGCCTTCATTTCCTGGTACAGTCCTCACTGGTGGTGGCGTCTAGATGACAGTCAACAACAGGTGAGGAAGAAAATGTGAGAATTagaattcaactttattgtcattccacatgtcacaagtacagaGCAATGCAATGCAGTTTGCATCCATCCAGAGGTGCTTTAGCATAACTATATTACAAATGTACATATAGTATATGCAGGCTATAAGTGTAGTGAATGTACAGGCGATGAACAAGAACATGTGCCTACATGCAGGTGTACGAGAACGCATATTTCAGTCCTTCCACTTTAAAATTGCAGTGTCACTCTTAACTTCCCCTTAAGAGATAAGCTCTcacgaagaaaaaaaaacaacacgtCATAAGTGCTGAGTCATTGCTCAGCCTGACTTTCAGATTCAACATTCAAAACAGAAAATTTTCCCCCCTCCCAGTCAACCGCATTTGTCATTATGACGATGacatttatttctcattttaaatTGCCTTTGTATTCTTTATAGctgtttttaatgcatttttattttgtgtgtcaGGAGATTGCTGATGCGGTTGATAACTGTGACTTTAGTGTTTATATTGAGACAGGCCTGGTCAATATAATAATTAGGCATACCATGTTTGTCTGGTATCTGGTATTTTCCCCCAGGTTCAGTTTGCTTTGTGGCTGATTCGCTACATTGCCACTGGGCTGCTCTTCTTCATCGGACTCAAAGCTCCAGGGTTACCGCGGAAACCCTACATGTTACTGATAAATGAAGATGAGCGGGATATAGAGAATGATAGACAGGTAGTAAAATGAATGTGGTTCCACCATCTGCTTGCTGCAACATTGTAATAACTATATGCACACTTCAGATTACAGCATATAAATTTGTCTAGAATATTTAAAGGCTAAAATTCTTGGATTTTTCACAACATATACAATATTAAGCATTTATCATAAACAgaatttttcatttgttttattgatGTGATGTATATATGTTTGAATTTCCCTCCCTCAGAGCCTTTTGGGCAGAACGGAAGAGAACCAATCTACCTGGCAGGGTTTTAGGAAGAAAGTATTGCTCCTTGTTCCTTATATGTGGCCCCAGGGCAACATCTTACTGCAGCTATTGGTCATCTTCTGTTTGGGTCTGCTTGGAGCTGAGAGGGCAATTAATGTCTTTGTACCCATTTATTACAAGAACATTGGTGAGTGAGTGCTAATCATGAatactgatttatttattagccGCAAGCTAACGCTTTGTTAGGTTTGGAAGAAAGAAAGCCTTTATCTGACAAATACATATACATGGAATTTGTCCTATGCATTTAATCCATACTTCCAAGTAACACACAATAGTGCATCCATGATTAAAGCAAATGCAAGTAGCATGGGGCAGCTGTTCCACAGTACCCAGGGAGCAACATTGGGGAGCAGTGCCTTGCTTAAAGGCATCCCACCAGCTACCAATGCGGAGTGTGCATTCCATATCCATATGTTTATAGCTATTTACTGTAAACCACTGATTTTTAGTCTCAAAGTCTTGCATTTATGTGTTGAACATTTTCAGTGAATGACCTGACTAATGGCAGCAGCTGGCAAACTCTGGCTAAGACAGTGTGTCTTTACGTCCTGCTCAAGTTCATGCAGGGGGGCGGAGCAGGTAATGACCTTTGAtgattcggggggggggggatttcatTAGTATTGAAGTAGCATTGAAATGCTGCCTGCACAACATCCCCAGGTTCCTCTGGCTTTGTCAGCAACGTGCGCTCTTTCCTGTGGATACGTGTGCAGCAGTACACCAACCGTGTGGTCCAAGTGCGGCTTTTCTCCCACCTGCACTCCCTCTCCCTTCGCTGGCATCTGGGCCGCAAAACCGGTGAAGTGCTGAGGAGCATTGACCGCGGCACCGCTTCCATCAACAGCCTGCTCAGGTCAGAGGGAACAAAATGATTATGGACAttgcaaaaatacacacacacacacacacacacacacacatatatatatgcacacacagagTCTCTGGAATTTCAGCATATTGTCACACCAGGATTGGCCATGAAGTAGATAGAATAATAGTTTTTAGGCATAATTAAAACTGTCATTTCAGGTTACAGCAAACAAAAGGAAGCTAAATTATTGAAATAAAATTCCCGAATTCCCCCCAGTGTTGATTTGAAAGCACTTAATAGCTGACACATCAGCCCAGGCCACTATCACTTCTTTGTACCACCATTCTTTGATTCCACAGAATTCAAGTTTTGTCACCTGGGCAGTTTTTCTGAACTGATATTCCCATAATTGACGTTGAAAGGGAATTTGACTTGTTATCCCCTCTCTACCTTCCAGTTACATAGTTTTCAGCATCTTCCCGACCATCGCTGATATTGTCATTTCCATCATTTACTTCATCACCAACTTCAACGCCTGGTTTGGCTTAATAGTTTTTGTCTGCATGAGCCTGTATCTCAGTAAGTCCTACCGACcagacagatttttaaaatCCCACTAAACACCTTCATTTGTAACATCATATCCTTTCTTCCAGCActaaccatcatcatcactgaaTGGAGAACCAAGTACAGGCGTGATATGAACCAGCAAGACAACAACGCCAAGTCTAAGGCGGTGGACTCCCTGTTGAACTTTGAGACGGTAGATACGTCAGATTcatgttttttaaagaaacctAATCACGGAAATATGAATATGAATCAAATCTATCCCATAGGTAAAATACTACAATGCAGAGAGCTATGAGGTCAGCCGCTTTGAGGACGCCATTTTAAAATATCAGGTTGGTCTCCACTTTACTGAGCACACAGCCAATTGAAACTCCTGACATTATGATATTATATCAGGAGGTGTCATAACTGAGCCAAATAGATGCAGGCCTGCATCTTGaagcttttttcccctgtttttagGTGTCTGAGTGGAAGACCCAGGCATCCCTGGCCTTCCTCAACCAAACACAGAACCTGCTCATTGGATCAGGTCTGCTGGCCGGCTCGCTGCTCTGCGCCTACTTTGTGACTGAAAGGAAATTTCAGGTATCTATAACAGCATCTTCACTGCATATTACCGGTTTCTCAATTCAAATGGGCATGATAACAAAATGGGTTTATAAAAACAATGTTCCAGGTTGgagattttgttctttttggcACTTACATCATCCAACTGTACACCCCCCTCAACTGGTTTGGAACCTATTACAGGTAAGAGAGTGATGCCGATTAATGCAAGGTTCAGTTATGCATAGTTTATCTGAAAGGTTTTGCTGTTAACATTATATTGTTAATTTTCCAGGATGATCCAAAATTCCTTCATTGACATGGAAAGCATGTTTAAACTttttgaggaagaggaagaggtatCTGCTCAACAtttttagatttagattttttCAGAATGCTATATagatctttttttctccatgtGTAGGTGAAGGATGACATAAATGCTGGGAGTCTTTACTTCAAACAGGGAAAAGTGGAGTTCAAGAATGTTTTCTTTAGCTACACAAGCGGGTGAGGAGTCGTAGATATTCGCTAAACACTAAATTGAACTTGTATTAATACAATTTTACTGCTTCACAGCAAGGAGATTCTCCGGGACATTTCCTTTACTGTACTTCCTGGACAGACAGTTGCTCTGGTATGTCGGGAAAACCTTGTCGTCGGCTTCCTGAACTATTGGTTTAAACTTAATTTAATTTGTTTGGTTCTACACAACTGCACAGGTGGGACCGTCGGGCTCTGGAAAAAGCACCATCATGCGACTCCTCTTCCGGTTCTATGACGTTCAGGGAGGCTGCATTACCATCGATGGCCAGGATATCTCAAAAGTAAATGTTTGAGCACGTTATTGCACTGTATAGGTTCATACAGTTTATTGGATCAGGGTGTCAGAAATAGTCAAAAAGCTATCATGATGCTATAATGCAAGATAACCAAATACGGTCGCACATACTGCATCAGTGTTCTGCTATCAAGGTTACATTGGAGTTCAGGCTCTACTTCTTTGTATCGTCTTTCCTCAGGTAAACCAGACGTCCCTGCGAGCCCACATCGGTGTAGTTCCTCAGGACACCGTCCTCTTTAATGATACTATTCAGAACAACATCCGCTATGGGCGCATCACCGCGACTGAccaagaggtggaggaggctgcGCTAGCTGCTGATATACATGATAAAATCATGGCGTTTCCTGAAGGTAGCATTTAAATTGTTCTCTGGTAAGTGTCTTCAAACTTCTTACCATTTCTTGGTGATTTGTCCCGACAGGATATGAAACGCAGGTGGGTGAAAGAGGTCTGAagctgagtggaggagagaagCAAAGGGTAGCTATCGCCAGGACTATTCTCAAAGCCCCACAGATCATCTTACTGGATGAGGTCAGATTACAAACCCACAATGATCTTGCCGTTCTTTCATATTGCTGTAAATAAAGTTGATATCAGCTTTTCTGACGAGCATTCCAGTCCAAACTCCCAACTTTGCTGCTGTTCTCGGTCTAACGTTCAGTTTCTTTACAGGCCACATCTGCactggacacacagacagaacgcAACATCCAAGCCTCTCTGGCTAAAGTGTGTGCCAATCGGACAACAGTTGTAGTCGCTCACAGGTGAATTGTCTTTACACTGTAtgtatgttgtgtttttttaatgactcTTACATTAATGAGCTGTGTTAAAAAGGTTGTCCACGATCATCGGAGCAGACCAGATTCTGGTCATCAGTGAGGGCCAGATTGCCGAGCGTGGACGGTAAGTGTGCAACGCTCCGAACATCAGTCCCTCGGCAATTCACTGAATCACTTCTTTTTCCATAAAAGGCACGAGGAATTGCTGCTAAAAGGAGGCCTTTACGCAGACATGTggatgcaacaacagcaagcaCAGGACTCCGATTCGGACAGAGGATccagagttgtggtcttacacagctctctgctgcttccataggaccctcatccaccaacaataaaatataacttctgtttgtagttgtatatcggccccctgctgggccacattcagagttgcTGTCTGAGTTCTGAtctcttatctgacttggtccttagaacagacaaaagtgattatcattggagactttaatatccatgtagacgttgtaaatgacagctttagaaatggcttcatttcattacctGAGTCAGTTggcttcctccagcagataaaccaaccaactcacagcttcaaccacacgctagatctagttctgatttatggtgttgaggtagaacatgtgtcagtgttccctcagaacccagtcctgtcagaccattctttgatcactttcacatttatgattaagatACAAAGATACAATTTACTTttagcaaaaaagaaaagacattgaCAAACAGGAAAAGATGATTATGCTACCAAGTAAAATCATTAAGGTGGTGTATACaattttaatagttttaaacacttttaaaaatgtaatggcAAACATTTTTATCAATGTAAATGCCAGAGCAAGGTTTGCTTCTCATGTGATCATAAATATGTGGTGTTGAACATGTTTTTAATAGGTTATGGTGGAATTATTTCCTGagttttctgtatttaaatgtCATTGATGGTTTAAATGTTCTTGCTGTATACACCTTCATTTTTTGTTGTACTTTATAACTGTGTCCTGTCTATGTTCATTATGATGTTTTGTAAATTCATGTATTTATAAAGAATAAAGTGCATGTGTTTCAACCATCCAACTTCTAACTGCAGCTCACTTTTCCTTTTTGGGGTGTGGGCTGGAACCTATCCCACTTGCAGCTGGGATCGGCTCCAGAACGTCCCTGGATGAGCTACTAGCTCACCGCAGGGCCCAATCTGAGCAAttggggtttggtaccttgctaaagggtaccttggcagcaCTCTGCAGATGTCTTGGACCttctcctgctaccagaacacctttccAACTTTGATCTGCAACtagggcttgaaccaagaacccgcCATCTCCTAATCCTCTACAGACTACCACCCGTGTTTCAGATAATATGAAAACTTAACTATCTTACAACCAGGAAACGTTTTTAAACGGTTAAAGTTTCTTTTTAACCCTCCCCGGGGGGAAATGGGCATTGACAATTGTTTAAGCGCTCTTTGGCGCAACCCTCCGATTCACTTCCGTCTGTAGCGGGCGGCTCTGACGTCATCGCCTGTCCCGCGAGAGTTGGTTGACTTGTTAGCTTTGCTGTGCTAGTAGCGAGCTAGTCGGGCGAGGTCCGGGCCAACCAGTCGCATTTTCAGTATTCGGCTAACTAATGTTTGAATTATAGTTGACATGGATTTCGACGCTTTATTTAACGAAAAGACATTCCAATTTTCGGACTTCCAGGAGTTCACGGTATGTTATTGTGTACTGCTGAGAACATATATCGGGTCAACCCACTACTGCGCAATAGCTATTTTAGCTAGGCTAGTTTGTTTTGTGACTTTTCCGACCTCACTAAGGGCAATGTATACATGTGTTTCTCTACGCAACTCAACaattaaaagacatttttagaaaaagttTAGGTTTTGGGGCTATGGGGTTTTACCAGATTTAAAGTTGCAGGTTATGGCTCAATCCTGATGGACCTGACCCGAAATAGCATGGTCTTTTGATCATTGCCTGTAGCGTCTTCATTTCTGCCTGAAATCAATAATCTTACAATCATAAGTTTGAATTCTTTTCTACTTTACTTCATCTTCATATACGAGCAACAGTTGCTCTTAACAGTTAGCATCGTGTAATGTTGGCGCCACTAGTGAAGCAGCAAAAGTTGTGGTTAAATTTGATTTCAGCTAATAAATATATCTTATTTCTTCACGACAGTTTCTTCCTGGACACCGTAAGTTAAGAGAACGCATGAGAAAGCGACTGTATTATGGCCTGGACACAGATGTGACTTTAGATTCCTTATCTTGCCCTGTTACAGGTGAGATCTTT contains:
- the abcb6a gene encoding ATP-binding cassette sub-family B member 6 isoform X1, which produces MLCIKSYCEANFSISQTWVDEGISPCFYFTLVPTTLLTVAFFLGTIHYILYQKYGTTMEPKFIPRSRIYILQQALSALLLTQFVGGMVWRAASGGLLPGYVVLYGCFSTLGWVWAIAVLTMERRRALLMDRTRGHSTALLLFYGVAFSAENLAFISWYSPHWWWRLDDSQQQVQFALWLIRYIATGLLFFIGLKAPGLPRKPYMLLINEDERDIENDRQSLLGRTEENQSTWQGFRKKVLLLVPYMWPQGNILLQLLVIFCLGLLGAERAINVFVPIYYKNIVNDLTNGSSWQTLAKTVCLYVLLKFMQGGGAGSSGFVSNVRSFLWIRVQQYTNRVVQVRLFSHLHSLSLRWHLGRKTGEVLRSIDRGTASINSLLSYIVFSIFPTIADIVISIIYFITNFNAWFGLIVFVCMSLYLTLTIIITEWRTKYRRDMNQQDNNAKSKAVDSLLNFETVKYYNAESYEVSRFEDAILKYQVSEWKTQASLAFLNQTQNLLIGSGLLAGSLLCAYFVTERKFQVGDFVLFGTYIIQLYTPLNWFGTYYRMIQNSFIDMESMFKLFEEEEEVKDDINAGSLYFKQGKVEFKNVFFSYTSGKEILRDISFTVLPGQTVALVGPSGSGKSTIMRLLFRFYDVQGGCITIDGQDISKVNQTSLRAHIGVVPQDTVLFNDTIQNNIRYGRITATDQEVEEAALAADIHDKIMAFPEGYETQVGERGLKLSGGEKQRVAIARTILKAPQIILLDEATSALDTQTERNIQASLAKVCANRTTVVVAHRLSTIIGADQILVISEGQIAERGRHEELLLKGGLYADMWMQQQQAQDSDSDRGSRVVVLHSSLLLP
- the abcb6a gene encoding ATP-binding cassette sub-family B member 6 isoform X2 — encoded protein: MLCIKSYCEANFSISQTWVDEGISPCFYFTLVPTTLLTVAFFLGTIHYILYQKYGTTMEPKFIPRSRIYILQQALSALLLTQFVGGMVWRAASGGLLPGYVVLYGCFSTLGWVWAIAVLTMERRRALLMDRTRGHSTALLLFYGVAFSAENLAFISWYSPHWWWRLDDSQQQSLLGRTEENQSTWQGFRKKVLLLVPYMWPQGNILLQLLVIFCLGLLGAERAINVFVPIYYKNIVNDLTNGSSWQTLAKTVCLYVLLKFMQGGGAGSSGFVSNVRSFLWIRVQQYTNRVVQVRLFSHLHSLSLRWHLGRKTGEVLRSIDRGTASINSLLSYIVFSIFPTIADIVISIIYFITNFNAWFGLIVFVCMSLYLTLTIIITEWRTKYRRDMNQQDNNAKSKAVDSLLNFETVKYYNAESYEVSRFEDAILKYQVSEWKTQASLAFLNQTQNLLIGSGLLAGSLLCAYFVTERKFQVGDFVLFGTYIIQLYTPLNWFGTYYRMIQNSFIDMESMFKLFEEEEEVKDDINAGSLYFKQGKVEFKNVFFSYTSGKEILRDISFTVLPGQTVALVGPSGSGKSTIMRLLFRFYDVQGGCITIDGQDISKVNQTSLRAHIGVVPQDTVLFNDTIQNNIRYGRITATDQEVEEAALAADIHDKIMAFPEGYETQVGERGLKLSGGEKQRVAIARTILKAPQIILLDEATSALDTQTERNIQASLAKVCANRTTVVVAHRLSTIIGADQILVISEGQIAERGRHEELLLKGGLYADMWMQQQQAQDSDSDRGSRVVVLHSSLLLP